The Paraburkholderia largidicola DNA segment CACGACGTCGGCGAACATCCGCAACTGGCCAACTGTGCGGGCACGTTCGCCTTCGATGCGCGCCCGCGGCAGACCCGACTCCCGCACGCATCGCTCGATCAGTTCATCGCCGAGATCGAGAATGTTGCTGGCGATCCTTTCGAGAAACTGTGCCCGCGGTTCGAGCGACGTCTCACGGTAGATATCGAACGCTTGCCACGCCAGTGCGCAAGTGGCATCCAGATGTTGCTGGCTAGCGCCGCCGAATGCGGGCTCCATTTGCTCGCCCGTAGCGGCATCGATGGCGTACGACGTGCCTTGATTGCCACGCACCATCGAGTGACCAATCAGAAGATTGCCTGCGATATTCATGTCGGTTCCTTGAATTAGCGTGCGGACTTTCACACGCCGGAATGTGAATGAGCGCGCCGCGACACCGTCACGACGCGTCCGGCTCTGACGAAGCGTCGCAGGCTCACATCGTGCCCGGGTACGCGCCACCGTCCAGCAGGATGTTCTGGCCGGTCAGATAGCCCGCCTTTGCGCTGCAGATGAATGCGCAGAATGCGCCGAATTCCTCCGCCGTACCGAAGCGTCCTGCGGGAATGGTCAGGCGCTTGGCCTCCAGCGCATCGTCGTAGCGTTTGCCTTGCGCTTTCGCGGCAGCATCCGTCGATTGACGCAACCGGTCCGTTTCGAACAGCCCCGGCAGCATGTTATTGATCGTCACGTTGCGTTCGGCAATGCGCTTCTGTCTCGCGATGCCGGCAATGAAGCCCGTGAGCCCCGAGCGCGCGCCGTTCGACAAACCGAGAACGTCGATGGGTGCTTTCACTGCGCCCGACGTGATGTTCACGATCCGTCCAAAGCCCTGCTCCGCCATCCCGTCGACGGTCGCCTTGATCAGCTCGATAGCCGTCAGCATGTTCGCGTCCAATGCCGCGATCCAGTCGTCGCGCGACCACGAACGGAAGTCGCCCGGGGGCGGCCCGCCCGCATTGTTCACGAGGATATCGAAGCGCGGCGCGGCGGCCAGCGCCTGCGCACGCCCGTCGTGTGTGGTGATATCGCCCGCAACGGGAATCACCTGCACGCCGGGATTGATTTGCCG contains these protein-coding regions:
- a CDS encoding SDR family oxidoreductase — its product is MDLDIQGRWALVCAASKGLGKGCAQALVREGANVVITARGREALEATAQELRQINPGVQVIPVAGDITTHDGRAQALAAAPRFDILVNNAGGPPPGDFRSWSRDDWIAALDANMLTAIELIKATVDGMAEQGFGRIVNITSGAVKAPIDVLGLSNGARSGLTGFIAGIARQKRIAERNVTINNMLPGLFETDRLRQSTDAAAKAQGKRYDDALEAKRLTIPAGRFGTAEEFGAFCAFICSAKAGYLTGQNILLDGGAYPGTM